The Apium graveolens cultivar Ventura chromosome 10, ASM990537v1, whole genome shotgun sequence nucleotide sequence GGGAATGAAGGCGACGATGAAGGGATGATTGGCAGAACTATTGTTGGGTGGTGGCTGCAAGGGGTTTGGGACTAAAAGCGGTTTGGAACTGTACGAGTTGGAAAAAATGTTTTTTGATTTATCAAGTCACTGCTGGTTTTTGTATGAGTTGCTTGTTTTGGTGGGAGTATATGTGGAAAATTTGGTAGTGTTGGGAGTATAGGTGGAATATTTGGTAGTTCACGTAAAGGAGGGAGCCTTGGGAATATTGAAAGTGGTGTAAATTGACATGTATCATCTATTAGAGGTATAATTGATGAAAGTGGATCTTGAAGTGGAGGAGGAAATGATGAAGGATCATTATTTACGGAATCCTTCAAGTTTCGTTGATGTTAGGTTTCTTATTACAGATGTTTGGTTGTGTCATGGGTTTGAATGTGAGAAAACCCGCTGAGAAAATGCGGGTTCTTTTATTGATTTGAGATGAAATGAAGATGTTTTGGCGGCATGACTAAGTTCACAAAGCATTTTTTGATGTTCTTGACATGTATAATGCTAGATAGGGATAATAGATTAGAAGCCGGTGGAAATGAAGTGCAAGAAGAGGCAAAATGTATGTAATATGTACATGTATAAGTAAGCTGGTGAATTTACTATATTGCCCATCCCCTCAAAGAATAATTACTAACGGTGTTAATCACTACCTAACAGAATTGGGTGACAGCCCCattgtaaaaaaataaaaaataagacAAGCAAGTGGCTAAAATTGTAATTTAACCATCACCGTGCAATTTAATAATTTTTCGGGTACCTAAAATGCAATTTAGtcaaaatttaaatttgaaaacggATTATAAATTTTCATTCGTTCAGATTCATTGATTTGATAGCCCTGTTTACAGTCCTAACTGAAATCTAAGTTTTGTACCTTGTTTATCAAAAATGGCGGGTGGAAGATCGTACGGAAACCCTAGGTTCAGATTACACATCCTCATCATCCTCCTCCTCTTCATTTCTATTCTCCTCATCTACATCTTCTTCACTCCATCTTCACCCCTAAAACTCCCCTCACACATCCCAATGCTCAACCCTAATGTCGATTACTCATTCCTAACATCTCTCCAAAAATTCCTCAATTCTCCCGCCAAATTTCACAAATCTCGAGACGATTCTATTGTAAATTGGGTTGATGAAGCTGATGTGAAGAAATTAGATGATTTGATTTGGAGAAGAGAGGCTGAAAGGCTTTACGGAGACTCGTCTTATCCTGGTTTTTCAGTTGTTAGGGTTTATGTTTACGAAATGCCGGATAAGTTTACTTATGACATGCTTAGATTGTTTTGGAATACATATAAGGAGACTGTTAATCTTACTTCCAATGGTAGTCCTGTTCATCGACTTATCGAACAGGTATCTGAATTAATTCATAATGTAAATATGTGTTTGTATGCTGTTAGCTAGCTTAATTTATCTGtattgtgtgtgtatatgtattAGTTTTCAATTAGTGTTGTGCTTCATTGATCCTCATTGTGTTTGTATTGGCTTAATTGATTCACACACTGAGAGGGAGGGAGAGGGGGGatggggggagagagagagagagagagaggaagagagagggggggtgagagagagagatgtatGCAATCGGTTAGCATAATGGATCGCCAGTGTGTGTATTCTATATAGGTAGAATTAAAGACGGGTTCCTTTCAttttgaagtacctgttcttAAACTTGAAATTTTGTTAAAAATCATGTACTGTTTCTTGTTTGATCTCCGATTGGATAACTTGATGTTATTTTGATGCAGCACTCTATTGACTATTGGCTGTGGGCAGATTTGATTGCTCCTGAATCACAAAGGCTTTTGAAGAATGTTGTTAGAGTTTATCGGCAGGAGGATGCTGATCTGTTTTACATTCCTTTCTTCACAACAATAAGTTTCTTCTTGTTGGAGAAACAGCAATGCAAGTCGCTTTATAGGGTGTGAGTGACTTTCTGAAGGCTTAGCTTTTATATTTAAAAGTACATTTTATACTGCATTGACTTGTTTTAGTTTTGATTTTTGACATCGAACTGCTATGTAAATATGCAAAGAAGTATCATCATTCAAATTTGACAGTTTTTTACTTAAATTAGTTAGTACTGCCTTATCTCCATGTAATTTGGAAATTTACAATGTAGGAAGCTCTGAAGTGGGTAACAGATCAGCCAGCGTGGAATCGGTCTGAAGGAAGAGATCACATACTTCCAGTTCACCATCCCTGGTCTTTCAAGTCTGTTAGGAAATATATGAAGAATGCTATCTGGTTGCTACCAGATATGGACTCCACCGGGAACTGGTCAGTTTTAGATCAACTGTAAACACAATAACACATGTCCATAATTACGGGCACATATCTAAATATTTAATTGCACCTATTATGTCAGGTACAAGCCTGGACAAGTTTCCCTTGAAAAGGACCTCATACTTCCGTACGTTGCCAATCTCGATTTATGTGATGCCAAATGTTTAGCAGAAAGTGAGCCTAAGAGAAAAACACTCCTATTCTTTCGTGGGAGGCTTAAAAGAAATGCTGTAAGATGTTATTCTATCAGAATTTATTTGTCTTTTGAACATTTTGGAttaatttatgtttataatttaTCTTAGACAATGTATATCCAAACTTAGAAGATGGTTTTAATACGATTTACATCTATATTCTAAATATGCTTCTAGCCTGTAGAGCATCTATATAATGGTGATGTTGGAGGTTGAGGACCATTGGGTGATGAAAGTATAAAGGCAAATAGTAAATATGACAATAATATGCAACATTTAGCCAAATTATTTAAGAACGAACAATTAAATCGAATTGGGAGAATAGGAAGTTACACTTTGACAAACATTTTTTATGATCATGATGTAGGTCGCTGTCCATCAGAGTTGTGTTTAATGGCAACAATATAGAACATAGTCATCTGTATTGGTGCAATCTGAtcaattttcttttaaaaatattctGTCTTGGTATCATTATAGTCTGGTCTTTTGAACTGTTTTGAGAACCGTGTCTACATCTCTGAATCACCTTTTTTTATTAGTCAACAGAATCCTTGTATTAGGTGCTATAGAACTGAATGGCTTCTTCTGAACTGTAGTTATTTGTGAAAGATGGTTATGATACCATATGTGGTTAATCTGGCTTTTGTGAATTCTTCTGTAACGGCATTAACATGAAATCGACAACTTTGCtctgattttttttttatgaatgatacTAGGATGTGAAACTCAAAAGAAACTAAGAATAATCTGTCAAATGTTGTAACAAGCAATTGCAAGTCAATTTGAGATAAATGGTTTGAGGCGTTTTAAACTTTGGACCTTGTTGATTTGAAATAAAGTGTATTGTGGGTGTTCTTTAACTCATTATCTATGTATTTCAGTTTCTGATTCTTGGTTTTAGAGTCCTCTAAGTCTTTGGTAAGAGTGCTTACTATGTAACTTTCAGGGAGGAAAGATACGTGCTAAACTTGTCACAGAACTTAATCGTGCTGAGGATGTTGTGATAGAGGAAGGGACTGCAGGAGAGGCAGGGAAAGCGGCATCCCAGCATGGAATGCGAACGTAAGTGTCAAGCTTATCTCTAAATGCCGCCGCACTATGCATTGTCCTGATTTGTGTAGGATCTATAATGCGCCTGGTGCCAGTTTCTATTCTTTTTGTCGTCAGACCACTTGTAAAATATCAATGCACATGTAGAAAAGTGATCACCTCCGTCTTTATATGTACTCGGTATATGGCTTAGTTCCTTTGTTGGTGATCAGGTCTGTGTTCTGCCTAAGTCCAGCCAGTGACACTCCATCATCTGCTCGGTTATTCGATGCTATAGTCAGTGGATGCATTCCTGTTATTATAAGTGATGAAATAGAACTTCCTTTTGAGGGAATACTTGATTATTCAAAGGTATGGAACTATGATTTTTCTGCTCTTCTCTTCCGTTTCTCTCTATTGGCTGTTAAGCTCAGTAATTAATTGAGGCATTCACTCTGGTCACTAAATGCAGATAGCTGTATTCGTATCTTCAAACGACGCTGTGCAGCCAGGCTGGCTTTTAACATATCTAAGAAGGATCGGTGTTGCTCAACTAAAAGAAATGCAAATGAACTTGGCAAAGGTTTGTACTGTCAGTAGTTTTAGTGACTATATGAAAGCATCCATGGTCTACATCTCttgttaattttttaaaataaagatAACTGTTGTTTCTGCTTCAGATGTGTTTCCTCTTCTCTGTTTACAACAATTACTTTTCAATGCTTGAACCTCGGAAAACTTTTCACATCCTGATTGTTTTTTCAAAATTTCgttattgtaattttatatattgAACTGGTGATTGATTTTTGATGTTCTCTATTCCAGTACTCAAGGCATTTCTTATATTCCCATCCAGCTCAACCATTGGGTCCAGAAGATTTGGCCTGGAGAATGGTTTGTTCTGTTCCCTGACTTCTCTTTCCTTTATGATTTTACATTCATGTTCATGTGCTTTTCAGTTTTTAAATTAGCTGGACTTTTTACTTTGAAAATCAAGTCATTATATGTTATGAAATGCCTACAAATTTGATACGACTGTCACTTGGTCCTGTACAATAGTAAATTTTTTGCTTCTGAAATCGAGTCGCTTGACATTGTTTTCATCTCCCCGGTGCTGGTAGTGTGATGAGCAATACTTTGGCTTCTATAAAGTGAAACttcacttatttattttaattatgggtAACAGCTCTGTACTCaacatttaaaaattaaaactACATGTACATGTGcgcatatatatatgtatgctTTTAGTATATTGATGAAATAATCCATTTTGTTTCTGTTAAGGTTCTCCAAAACAGCGATCTAATCCATTTCATTTTTATCCTTTGGTGATGGAGTAGTTGTCAGGTAAGCTGGTAAACATCAAGCTTCACACCCGCAGGTCTCAGCGAGTTGTGAAAGGATCCAGAAGCTTGTGTACTTGTGATTGCAAGCCTGCTAACTTCACAAGCCTAAGGCCCCTGTCTTAATTTTTTTGttgtattttttttcatattttctttttatacaTATACTTATAAATGAGGTGGGCAGGTTTATGGTTGTTAATCTACCATGGAATTGGAAAACAATTGGTGCAGGCAGGCAGGTAATTTACCTGCTTATGTCTCTTCTATAATTGTTTTCCCATGGATGTGAAAATGTATGTATTTGTCAATAGCACCGAGGTGTGAACTCTAGCACTAGCACTCTAGCCTGTAGAGTTGAAATATTCAATTATTATTTCTAAATCTTATTCTTAGACAAATCATAGAAATAAACTTCTTCTTCGTCTTCCTCTTCTTCTTTTATATACTTGAAATTGTAAATTATGTTATGTATTAGCCCTTTCGAAATCAAGATTGTAGAGTACAGTTGTAGAAACAAAAGAACAAAAGATCCTATATGAAATTTCTAGTTTTAACTGATGTCATTGTATGGAGTATCATAATAATCTGATGCGGGTATCAGAAAAGCAATCCTTGcaggtttaaataattaaaaaggaCATTGATAATCTtgacaaaataaataaataaataaataaataatcacaTTGGTAATGACAATTGTGGCACCGCGTCCACGCCAACTCTTTCGTAGATGTATACTAAATTTTTCCTAAATCTGGTTTGCCAAGTGCTTGACAGGAAAATGAAATTAAAATATGATATCGCAGTTATCAATTTATCGTCATCATTCATCCATATGCGGAGGGTTCTAATTTAATGTATTTTGTTCCATTCTGTTCAAGTATTTCATATCTTGTGCTCTTTTTGTCCCCCTCTTTTTAAATGACTTACGCTGGTTGTTCAGTTACAGTATTTCCACAACACGCTAATCACTCTTTACCTCctgctatatatatataactaaatATTCTTTcatttatgtatttatttattgatacTATTATATAACTTGTACGTTGTTTTTAAAATGTTATTTTAATATACTGGTTTGGGATTTGAACCTTATATCCTTATAAAATAATTTAACAATACAACACGGTTATTTTTATCATTACATattgtaaattataattttaatatgttgttGATAGTATTTGAACATTATACCCCTTGTATAATAAATTTTAAGATTATATCTAAAGGTTCTCTTTAATTTGATCTAACGGTTCTATTGAGTGATCAAGGAACaacaaccaaatttttaatgtttcgtattTAATATAGTAATCTAAATTATCCATTGGTCATAATAAAATACATCTCTCAAAATcattgaa carries:
- the LOC141689129 gene encoding putative arabinosyltransferase ARAD1, yielding MAGGRSYGNPRFRLHILIILLLFISILLIYIFFTPSSPLKLPSHIPMLNPNVDYSFLTSLQKFLNSPAKFHKSRDDSIVNWVDEADVKKLDDLIWRREAERLYGDSSYPGFSVVRVYVYEMPDKFTYDMLRLFWNTYKETVNLTSNGSPVHRLIEQHSIDYWLWADLIAPESQRLLKNVVRVYRQEDADLFYIPFFTTISFFLLEKQQCKSLYREALKWVTDQPAWNRSEGRDHILPVHHPWSFKSVRKYMKNAIWLLPDMDSTGNWYKPGQVSLEKDLILPYVANLDLCDAKCLAESEPKRKTLLFFRGRLKRNAGGKIRAKLVTELNRAEDVVIEEGTAGEAGKAASQHGMRTSVFCLSPASDTPSSARLFDAIVSGCIPVIISDEIELPFEGILDYSKIAVFVSSNDAVQPGWLLTYLRRIGVAQLKEMQMNLAKYSRHFLYSHPAQPLGPEDLAWRMLSGKLVNIKLHTRRSQRVVKGSRSLCTCDCKPANFTSLRPLS